The DNA sequence GAGAGAGGACACCACATATAAAAATCCTTCCGATTCTTTAGCAATCATCCGGATTCGTTCCTGAGAAGTCGGCGCAATCATAGAAATGACCTGAATGCCGTTTTTTGCAGCAACTTCTGTAATTTCGCCTTTCTCTTCAAAGGGCAGATCCGGCACAATAATTCCGTCAATACCGCTTTCCCGACAGTTGGCAAAAAATTTCTCGTTGCCATAGCTGAAAACCGGATTATAGTAAGTCATAAATACCAGCGGAACGTCTGTTTTACTGCGCAGATCCGCAGCCATCTTAAAAACCCCGTCAGTTGTGGTACCGGCGGAAAGTGAGCGCAAATCTGCCTCCTGAATAACCGACCCCTCTGCAATCGGGTCGGAAAACGGGATGCCGATTTCAATCAAATCACAGCCGGCCCGGGCCATTTCCAGCGCAAACTCTTCTGTTTTTTCCAGGGAAGGATCCCCCGCTGTGAGAAACCCAATAAATGCTTTCCCATGTTCAAATGCTTTTCCTATTCTGTTCATTCTGTAACGTTCCTCCCCCTGTAACGCGCCATTGCCGCCACATCTTTGTCGCCCCGTCCGGAAAGACAAATAATCATGCTTTGGTCTTTCCGCATGGTTGGGGCCAATTTTCTCGCATAGGCCACTGCATGTGCACTCTCAATTGCACAGATAATTCCTTCTGTACGGGCAAGGTACTCAAATGCGTCCACTGCTTCATCATCGGTGATGGGCACATACTGCGCACGACCGGTTTCGTAAAGATAGGCATGTTCCGGCCCGATTCCCGGATAATCCAAGCCGGCGGAAATCGAATAGACCGGCGCAATCTGGCCATATTTGTTCTGGCAGAAATAGGACTTCATGCCATGAAAAACGCCGTATTTTCCGGTGGCAATCGTTGCTGCCGTCTGCGCGGTATTCACACCGCGACCGGCCGCTTCGCAGCCAATGAGTTTAACTTCTTTATCGGGTATAAAATTGTAAAACATCCCCATCGCATTGCTTCCGCCGCCGACACAGGCAAGCACCGCATCCGGCAGTTTGCCCTCTGTCTTCAGGATCTGTTCTCTTGCTTCTTTGCTGATGATACTTTGAAAGTCACGCACCATCATGGGATAGGGGTGCGGCCC is a window from the Caproicibacterium lactatifermentans genome containing:
- the trpA gene encoding tryptophan synthase subunit alpha, coding for MNRIGKAFEHGKAFIGFLTAGDPSLEKTEEFALEMARAGCDLIEIGIPFSDPIAEGSVIQEADLRSLSAGTTTDGVFKMAADLRSKTDVPLVFMTYYNPVFSYGNEKFFANCRESGIDGIIVPDLPFEEKGEITEVAAKNGIQVISMIAPTSQERIRMIAKESEGFLYVVSSLGVTGVRTKIETDLSAILKIVRESTDTPAAVGFGISTPEQAEKIGRTADGVIVGSAIVKLIAKYGTDAGKYVYDYVKSMKDALKRI
- the trpB gene encoding tryptophan synthase subunit beta — translated: MAKGRYGEFGGQYVPETLMHELHRLEDAYEYYKKDPQFRKELHDLFCNYANRPSLLYYAEKMTKDLGGAKIYLKREDLNHTGSHKINNVLGQTLLAKKMGKTRIIAETGAGQHGVAAATGAALLDMECEVFMGVKDTERQALNVYRMELLGAKVHPVTTGTGTLKDAVNEAMRNWTTRVDDTAYVIGSVMGPHPYPMMVRDFQSIISKEAREQILKTEGKLPDAVLACVGGGSNAMGMFYNFIPDKEVKLIGCEAAGRGVNTAQTAATIATGKYGVFHGMKSYFCQNKYGQIAPVYSISAGLDYPGIGPEHAYLYETGRAQYVPITDDEAVDAFEYLARTEGIICAIESAHAVAYARKLAPTMRKDQSMIICLSGRGDKDVAAMARYRGRNVTE